Proteins encoded together in one Rhizobacter sp. J219 window:
- a CDS encoding DNA polymerase III subunit chi translates to MTEVSFHFNVPDRMGYACRLLRKAVRRGAKVVVCAPGDILSRLDRQLWVFEPLDFVPHVHARPGQAPAPRLRDTPVWLSEQVREVPHHDVLLNMGDELVDGFESFARVIELVSQDGEDRQAGRARWKHYSDRGYAITRHDVAQEPQP, encoded by the coding sequence GTGACCGAGGTCAGCTTCCATTTCAACGTGCCTGACCGCATGGGCTATGCGTGCCGCCTGCTGCGCAAAGCGGTGCGTCGTGGGGCCAAAGTGGTGGTCTGTGCACCAGGAGACATCCTCTCGCGGCTCGACCGTCAGCTGTGGGTTTTCGAGCCGCTCGACTTCGTGCCGCACGTGCACGCCCGCCCGGGCCAGGCGCCCGCGCCGAGGCTGCGCGACACGCCGGTCTGGCTGAGCGAGCAGGTGCGCGAGGTGCCGCACCACGACGTGCTGCTCAACATGGGCGACGAGCTGGTCGATGGCTTCGAGAGCTTTGCCCGGGTGATCGAGCTGGTGTCGCAAGACGGCGAGGACCGCCAGGCTGGCCGCGCCCGCTGGAAACACTACAGCGATCGCGGCTATGCGATCACGCGCCACGATGTGGCCCAGGAGCCACAGCCTTGA
- a CDS encoding sirohydrochlorin chelatase, with protein sequence MNSPGLLLFAHGARDPNWALPFEAVAGIVRARRPDMPVALAFLEFMSPALREAGAQLAAQGCTQVAVVPLFLGAGGHVRKDLPALLADLAAAHPQVTWSLQPAIGEIDSVVQAMADAALRLAS encoded by the coding sequence ATGAACTCACCCGGCCTGCTGCTCTTCGCGCATGGCGCACGCGACCCGAACTGGGCCCTGCCCTTCGAGGCGGTCGCCGGCATCGTGCGCGCGCGGCGTCCCGACATGCCAGTGGCGCTGGCGTTTCTGGAGTTCATGAGCCCGGCGTTGCGCGAAGCCGGCGCGCAGCTCGCCGCTCAAGGCTGCACCCAGGTGGCCGTGGTGCCCCTCTTCCTCGGCGCCGGCGGACACGTCCGCAAAGACCTCCCCGCCCTGCTCGCCGACCTGGCGGCGGCACACCCGCAGGTGACGTGGTCCTTGCAGCCGGCCATCGGCGAGATCGACAGCGTGGTCCAGGCCATGGCCGACGCAGCCCTCCGACTCGCCTCCTAA
- a CDS encoding leucyl aminopeptidase: MWPSRWWGAELDDAHAEAAATAAADALYQYRDTKPSAPAASPLDKLTLVCTKAQAKAVQAGLQRGQAIAAGVTFARNLGNRPANHCTPTYLADQAKKLGREHELKVEVFDRKDLEKLGMGSFLAVSQGSHEPPRFIVARYNGAAKTQAPIVLVGKGITFDTGGISIKPAAEMDEMKFDMCGAASVLGTLRAVAELKPRLNLVVIVPTCENMPDGRAVKPGDVVTSMSGQTIEILNTDAEGRLILCDALTYAERFKPAAVVDVATLTGACVIALGHHNTGLFSPDDALADDLLAASRASLDPAWRMPLDEEYAEGLKSNFADMGNVGPRAAGAVTAAMFLKKFTDKYRWAHLDIAGTAWKSGASKGATGRPVPLLTHFVLAQAR; encoded by the coding sequence ATGTGGCCGTCGCGCTGGTGGGGGGCGGAGCTGGACGACGCACACGCCGAAGCCGCCGCCACCGCCGCGGCCGACGCCCTCTACCAATACCGGGACACCAAGCCCAGCGCACCGGCCGCGTCGCCGCTCGACAAGCTCACGCTCGTGTGCACCAAGGCGCAGGCCAAGGCCGTGCAGGCCGGCCTGCAGCGCGGCCAGGCCATCGCCGCCGGCGTGACGTTCGCGCGCAACCTCGGCAACCGCCCGGCCAACCACTGCACGCCGACCTACCTGGCCGACCAGGCCAAGAAGCTCGGCCGCGAGCACGAACTCAAGGTCGAGGTCTTCGACCGCAAGGACCTCGAAAAGCTCGGCATGGGCTCCTTCCTTGCCGTTTCGCAGGGCTCGCACGAGCCGCCGCGTTTCATCGTCGCGCGCTACAACGGCGCGGCCAAGACACAGGCGCCGATCGTGCTGGTCGGCAAGGGCATCACCTTCGACACCGGCGGCATCTCCATCAAGCCCGCCGCCGAGATGGACGAGATGAAGTTCGACATGTGCGGTGCCGCCAGCGTGCTCGGCACGCTGCGCGCCGTGGCCGAACTCAAGCCCCGGCTCAACCTCGTCGTGATCGTGCCCACCTGCGAGAACATGCCCGATGGCCGCGCCGTCAAGCCGGGCGACGTGGTCACGAGCATGTCGGGCCAGACCATCGAGATCCTCAACACCGACGCCGAAGGCCGCCTCATCCTTTGCGATGCGCTGACCTACGCCGAGCGGTTCAAGCCCGCTGCCGTGGTCGACGTGGCCACGCTCACCGGCGCCTGCGTGATCGCGCTCGGCCACCACAACACCGGGCTCTTCTCGCCCGACGACGCGCTGGCCGACGACCTGCTGGCCGCCAGCCGCGCGTCGCTCGACCCGGCCTGGCGCATGCCGCTCGATGAGGAGTACGCCGAAGGCCTGAAGAGCAATTTCGCCGACATGGGCAACGTCGGCCCGCGTGCCGCCGGTGCGGTGACGGCGGCAATGTTCCTAAAGAAGTTCACCGACAAGTACCGCTGGGCCCACCTCGACATCGCCGGTACCGCCTGGAAGTCGGGCGCGTCCAAGGGGGCGACCGGCCGGCCGGTGCCGCTGCTGACGCACTTCGTGCTGGCCCAGGCACGCTGA
- a CDS encoding SPFH domain-containing protein yields MEIALIIAVIAVIFVARTFKIVPQQHAWVVERLGKYDRTLTPGLKFVVPFIERVAYKHSLKEVPLDVPSQVCITRDNTQLQVDGIIYFQVTDPMRASYGSSNYIMAITQLAQTLLRSVIGKMELDKTFEERDAINSSVVNALDEAAANWGVKVLRYEIKDLTPPAEILRAMQAQITAEREKRALIAASEGRKQEQINIATGEREAFIARSEGQRQADINQAQGEASAIVAVADATAEAIRKVAQAIQSPGGEQAVQLKVAEKAVEAFAQLAQKNNTMIVPGNMSEVAALISTSMALIKQKTPT; encoded by the coding sequence ATGGAAATCGCACTCATCATCGCGGTCATCGCGGTCATCTTCGTCGCCCGCACCTTCAAGATCGTGCCGCAGCAGCACGCCTGGGTGGTCGAGCGCCTGGGCAAGTACGACCGCACGCTCACGCCGGGCCTGAAGTTCGTCGTGCCCTTCATCGAGCGGGTGGCCTACAAGCACTCGCTGAAGGAGGTTCCGCTCGACGTGCCCAGCCAGGTCTGCATCACACGCGACAACACGCAGCTGCAGGTCGACGGGATCATCTACTTCCAGGTCACCGACCCCATGCGCGCGAGCTATGGGTCGAGCAACTACATCATGGCGATCACGCAGCTTGCGCAGACGCTTCTGCGCTCGGTGATCGGCAAGATGGAGCTCGACAAGACCTTCGAGGAGCGCGACGCCATCAACTCCTCGGTCGTCAACGCGCTCGACGAAGCCGCCGCCAACTGGGGCGTGAAGGTGCTGCGCTACGAGATCAAGGACCTGACGCCGCCGGCGGAGATCCTGCGCGCGATGCAGGCGCAGATCACCGCCGAACGCGAGAAGCGCGCACTCATCGCCGCCTCGGAAGGCCGCAAGCAGGAGCAGATCAACATCGCGACCGGCGAGCGCGAAGCCTTCATCGCCCGATCCGAGGGCCAGCGCCAGGCCGACATCAACCAGGCCCAGGGCGAGGCCTCTGCGATCGTGGCCGTGGCCGACGCGACGGCCGAGGCCATCCGCAAGGTGGCCCAGGCCATTCAATCGCCCGGTGGCGAGCAGGCGGTGCAGCTCAAGGTGGCTGAGAAAGCGGTCGAAGCGTTTGCCCAGCTCGCGCAGAAGAACAACACCATGATCGTGCCGGGCAACATGAGCGAGGTGGCCGCGCTCATCTCGACGTCGATGGCGCTCATCAAGCAGAAGACCCCCACTTGA
- the lptF gene encoding LPS export ABC transporter permease LptF has translation MLFDSSLRRDLSRSFGATLVVILTIVVTMMLIRTLGQAAVGRISPQDVVLLLGYFALAHLPTMLALSLFISVVATLGRMYRDSEMAIWFASGVGLSRFVRPVLRVSWPVLLVVALLVLFVWPWVNQQSNDMRERFEQRSDLSRVAPGQFQTSRDGQRVFFIERSTDNGRDARNVFILARSGDSESVTSARSGRIENTPEANFLVLDQGQRSEQNLKTNEKTAARFETYRVQAGEKALSSVEKLPPKAQRSVDLVRDADAAGRGELAWRLGLALGAGNLLLLGIGLSATSPRRASNWNLLFALLAFVVYYNLINLTKAWVSSGKLEMGAALALIHGGAFLAALALIWWRDHGTHLQLRPARKTVTA, from the coding sequence ATGTTATTCGATTCCTCTCTGCGGCGAGACCTCTCGCGCTCGTTCGGCGCGACGCTCGTGGTGATCCTCACCATCGTGGTCACGATGATGCTGATCCGCACGCTCGGGCAGGCCGCGGTGGGCCGCATCTCGCCGCAAGACGTGGTGCTGCTGCTCGGCTATTTCGCGCTCGCGCACCTGCCGACGATGCTCGCCTTGTCGCTTTTCATCTCGGTCGTGGCGACGCTCGGGCGCATGTACCGAGACAGCGAAATGGCGATCTGGTTCGCCAGCGGCGTGGGCCTGTCGCGCTTCGTGCGGCCGGTGCTGCGCGTGAGCTGGCCGGTCTTGCTGGTGGTGGCGCTGCTGGTGCTCTTCGTGTGGCCCTGGGTCAACCAGCAGAGCAACGACATGCGTGAGCGGTTCGAGCAGCGCTCCGACCTCTCTCGCGTGGCACCAGGCCAGTTCCAGACCTCGCGCGATGGGCAGCGTGTGTTCTTCATCGAGCGCTCCACCGACAACGGCCGCGATGCGCGCAACGTCTTCATCCTCGCGCGCAGCGGCGACAGCGAGTCGGTCACCTCGGCGCGCAGCGGCCGCATCGAAAACACACCCGAGGCGAACTTCCTGGTGCTCGACCAGGGCCAGCGCAGCGAGCAGAACCTGAAGACCAACGAGAAGACGGCCGCGCGCTTCGAGACCTACCGCGTGCAGGCCGGCGAAAAGGCGCTGAGCAGCGTGGAGAAGCTTCCACCCAAGGCGCAACGCAGTGTCGACCTCGTGCGCGACGCCGATGCCGCCGGCCGCGGCGAGCTGGCCTGGCGGCTCGGCCTGGCGCTCGGCGCAGGCAACCTGCTGCTGCTGGGCATCGGCCTGTCGGCCACCTCGCCCCGCCGCGCGAGCAACTGGAACCTGCTCTTCGCGCTGCTGGCCTTCGTCGTCTATTACAACCTCATCAACCTGACCAAGGCCTGGGTGTCCAGCGGCAAGCTGGAGATGGGTGCGGCATTGGCGTTGATCCACGGCGGCGCCTTCCTGGCAGCGCTTGCGCTGATCTGGTGGCGCGACCATGGCACGCACCTGCAACTGCGGCCCGCACGGAAGACGGTCACCGCATGA
- a CDS encoding FimV family protein — protein sequence MERFFTSLALMLALGLGTDAATALGLGRVGPSAVLGQPLNFTVVVRLDAGETIESRCVKAEVNFGDRVLPDNVVRVRMETAAASGERRVRVTTTVVVDEPVVAVRLQLGCPSSLSREFTLLADPPGSAAVGAASQDGWQADRAETAVSQVLSAVPPAAQASTPADTTARVRRPRGESQPPTSSDRGLAAADSAPARAGNRPRAQAPAARARGPVLRLDPVEADALILPQLQMETRLSMPPETGASGAAARYVDPETAQRREEQERLKAMEAALLKLRTDSEATQKSLEQMQARVRAAEASRYANPLVYLLVFLCLLLTAALVAMGWLRRRDRAAAAWWAEQPAGTGAAPAPLGGMLDDPQAAGPSGAVSSPSPLPAPAPSAAVAPPAPAALGPVRAAEPEAVVEPRRPMSAEELIDLEQQAEFFVVLGQDEAAIDLLMGHVRSTGGVSPLPYLKLLEIYRRSGEREPYDRIRERFNRRFNAYAPEWDVDPEAGLSLEGYPEVMQSLQDVWNRPSQAMELLDTALFRRDAGPTFDVPAYRELLFLYSTARDLAERAGDVEGVDLLLPIGDEPASTMTSVPASPEPLAPAASFSLDLDVSTDQPPLRLNESRG from the coding sequence ATGGAGAGATTTTTCACCTCGCTCGCACTGATGCTGGCCCTCGGGCTGGGCACGGATGCCGCGACGGCGCTGGGGTTGGGCAGAGTGGGCCCGTCGGCCGTGCTCGGCCAGCCGCTCAACTTCACGGTGGTGGTGCGCCTCGATGCAGGCGAAACCATCGAATCCCGATGCGTCAAGGCCGAAGTGAACTTCGGCGACCGCGTGCTGCCCGACAACGTGGTGCGTGTGCGCATGGAAACGGCTGCGGCGAGCGGCGAGCGACGCGTCCGCGTGACGACCACCGTGGTGGTCGATGAGCCGGTGGTCGCAGTCCGTCTACAACTCGGTTGCCCGTCGAGCCTGTCGCGCGAGTTCACCCTGCTGGCCGATCCGCCCGGGTCGGCCGCTGTGGGTGCAGCGTCTCAGGACGGCTGGCAGGCCGACCGCGCCGAGACCGCGGTCTCGCAGGTGCTCTCGGCCGTGCCGCCCGCCGCGCAGGCGTCCACCCCTGCTGACACGACTGCGCGGGTGCGCAGGCCGCGCGGCGAATCGCAGCCGCCAACGTCATCCGATCGTGGCCTGGCCGCGGCCGACTCGGCGCCGGCGCGCGCCGGCAACCGGCCGCGAGCCCAGGCGCCGGCCGCCAGGGCTCGTGGGCCGGTGCTGCGCCTGGACCCTGTCGAGGCTGACGCCCTGATCCTGCCGCAGCTGCAGATGGAAACGCGGCTGAGCATGCCGCCCGAAACGGGAGCCTCTGGTGCCGCAGCACGCTACGTCGACCCTGAGACAGCACAGCGGCGCGAAGAACAGGAGCGCCTGAAGGCGATGGAGGCGGCGCTGCTGAAACTGCGGACTGACAGCGAGGCCACGCAGAAGTCGCTTGAGCAGATGCAGGCGCGCGTGCGCGCAGCCGAAGCCAGCCGCTATGCCAACCCCTTGGTCTATCTGCTCGTGTTTCTGTGTCTGCTGTTGACGGCGGCGCTGGTGGCAATGGGGTGGCTGCGCCGCCGTGACCGCGCGGCAGCCGCATGGTGGGCCGAACAACCGGCGGGCACCGGCGCAGCGCCTGCGCCCCTCGGCGGCATGCTCGATGACCCGCAGGCGGCCGGGCCTTCGGGGGCGGTCTCGTCGCCGTCGCCATTGCCGGCGCCCGCGCCCTCGGCTGCCGTCGCCCCGCCTGCACCTGCCGCCCTGGGACCGGTGCGCGCAGCGGAGCCCGAGGCGGTGGTCGAGCCGCGCCGGCCGATGTCGGCCGAAGAGCTGATCGACCTCGAGCAACAGGCCGAATTCTTCGTCGTGCTGGGCCAGGACGAGGCCGCGATCGACCTGCTGATGGGGCATGTGCGCAGCACCGGCGGCGTGAGCCCGTTGCCCTATTTGAAGCTGCTCGAGATCTACCGCCGCAGCGGCGAGCGCGAGCCCTACGACCGCATCCGCGAGCGATTCAACCGCCGCTTCAATGCCTATGCGCCCGAGTGGGACGTCGATCCCGAAGCCGGCCTCAGCCTCGAAGGCTACCCCGAGGTGATGCAGAGCCTGCAGGATGTCTGGAACCGGCCCTCGCAGGCAATGGAGCTGCTCGACACGGCGCTCTTCCGCCGCGACGCGGGCCCGACGTTCGACGTGCCGGCCTACCGCGAGCTGCTGTTTCTCTACAGCACTGCCCGCGACCTCGCCGAGCGCGCCGGCGACGTCGAAGGAGTGGACCTGCTGCTGCCGATCGGCGACGAACCCGCCTCGACGATGACCAGCGTGCCGGCCTCGCCCGAGCCCTTGGCGCCTGCGGCCAGCTTCTCGCTCGACCTCGATGTCTCGACCGATCAGCCACCGTTGCGGCTGAACGAGTCTCGAGGTTAA
- the lptG gene encoding LPS export ABC transporter permease LptG: protein MRTVRRLLYRDIASSVFFVALAFLSLFFFIDFVDELADVGKGYTAFHAALHSVLELPGHLYELVPIAVLIGTIYALSRMAQSSEFTILRTGGLAPGRALSLLAGLGAGFAVLTFVVGDYLAPLSERAATMVQTRAKGGFSVGGSGAWLKDKSMTPQGERSYSINVGLATSGGELANIRIFEFDANGRLLRRMAAASGKVNQNGVWSLADVTLTDWSAVGSPGFDLTVNEEKRPTYEWASTLPASVVAAAVLPEKSMSTLELFRYIGHLADNEQAAQRYEIRFWKRALYPLACLVMVGLALPFAYLHGRAGGVSLKVFGGIMLGISFVLLNNVAQHLGLLRGWTPWIVAATPSLLYLLLSMAAFSWLVRYR from the coding sequence ATGAGAACCGTCCGCCGCCTGCTGTACCGCGACATCGCCTCGTCGGTGTTCTTCGTCGCGCTGGCATTCCTGTCGCTCTTCTTCTTCATCGACTTCGTCGACGAGCTGGCCGACGTGGGCAAGGGCTACACCGCGTTCCACGCCGCCCTGCACTCGGTGCTGGAGCTGCCGGGCCACTTGTACGAGCTGGTGCCGATCGCGGTGCTGATCGGCACCATCTATGCGCTGTCGCGCATGGCGCAGTCGTCGGAGTTCACCATCCTGCGCACCGGCGGCCTGGCGCCGGGCCGTGCGCTGTCGTTGCTCGCCGGGCTGGGCGCGGGCTTCGCGGTGTTGACCTTCGTCGTGGGTGACTATCTGGCGCCGCTCAGCGAACGCGCCGCCACCATGGTGCAGACCCGCGCCAAAGGTGGCTTCAGCGTTGGCGGCTCCGGCGCGTGGCTGAAAGACAAGAGCATGACGCCGCAGGGCGAGCGCTCCTACTCGATCAACGTCGGCCTCGCCACATCAGGCGGCGAGCTGGCCAACATCCGCATCTTCGAGTTCGACGCCAACGGCCGCCTGCTGCGGCGCATGGCCGCCGCCAGCGGCAAGGTCAACCAGAACGGCGTCTGGTCGCTGGCCGATGTGACCCTCACCGACTGGAGCGCCGTCGGTTCGCCGGGCTTCGACCTCACGGTGAACGAAGAGAAGCGCCCGACCTACGAATGGGCCAGCACCCTGCCGGCCAGCGTTGTGGCCGCGGCCGTGCTGCCCGAAAAATCGATGTCGACGCTGGAGCTCTTCCGCTACATCGGTCACCTGGCCGACAACGAACAGGCGGCGCAACGCTACGAGATCCGCTTCTGGAAGCGCGCGCTGTACCCGCTCGCCTGCCTGGTGATGGTGGGCCTCGCCCTGCCCTTTGCCTACCTGCACGGGCGCGCCGGCGGCGTGAGCCTCAAGGTCTTCGGCGGGATCATGCTCGGCATCAGCTTCGTGCTGCTCAACAACGTGGCCCAGCACCTCGGGCTGCTGCGGGGCTGGACGCCGTGGATCGTGGCCGCCACCCCGAGCCTCCTCTACCTGCTCTTGTCGATGGCCGCTTTCAGCTGGCTCGTCCGCTACCGATGA
- a CDS encoding pyridoxal phosphate-dependent aminotransferase gives MSRTRFAPPPITSRLPQVGTTIFTVMSALAQTHNAVNLGQGFPDFDCDPRLLDAVNAAMRRGLNQYPPMAGVLPLREAVAQKITRLYGHAYDPVNEITITAGATQAILTAILAVVHPGDEVIVLDPCYDSYEPNIELAGGRAVHVPLTPRSFRPDFDRIAAAITPRTRAILVNTPHNPSATVWSAEDMERLAELLRPTNILVIADEVYEHMVFDGAQHESVSRSPELAARSFVVSSFGKTYHVTGWKVGYVAAPAPLMTEFRKVHQFNVFTVNTPVQHGLADYMADSAPYEQLAAFYQRKRDLFREGLATTRLKLLPTTGSYFQSVDYSEVSDLSEEDFCRWLTTEVGVAAIPLSAFYPGGFEQKLARFCFAKKDETLMLALERLKNRFSS, from the coding sequence ATGAGCCGCACCCGATTCGCGCCGCCCCCGATCACGAGCCGCCTGCCGCAGGTCGGCACGACCATCTTCACCGTGATGTCGGCTCTCGCGCAGACACACAACGCCGTCAACCTCGGCCAGGGCTTCCCCGATTTCGATTGCGACCCGCGCCTGCTCGACGCGGTGAACGCCGCGATGCGACGCGGCCTCAACCAGTACCCCCCGATGGCCGGCGTGCTGCCGCTGCGCGAAGCCGTGGCGCAGAAGATCACGCGCCTTTACGGGCACGCCTACGACCCGGTCAACGAGATCACCATCACCGCGGGTGCGACCCAGGCCATCCTCACCGCGATCCTCGCGGTGGTTCACCCGGGCGACGAGGTGATCGTGCTCGACCCGTGCTACGACAGCTACGAGCCTAACATCGAACTCGCCGGCGGCCGAGCGGTGCATGTACCGCTCACGCCGCGCAGCTTCCGGCCCGACTTCGATCGCATTGCGGCCGCCATCACACCCCGCACGCGCGCCATCCTCGTCAACACGCCGCACAACCCGAGCGCCACCGTCTGGTCGGCCGAGGACATGGAGCGCCTCGCCGAACTGCTGCGTCCGACGAACATCCTCGTGATCGCCGACGAGGTGTATGAGCACATGGTGTTCGACGGCGCGCAGCACGAAAGCGTCTCGCGCAGCCCCGAGCTGGCCGCGCGCAGCTTCGTGGTGTCGAGCTTCGGCAAGACCTATCACGTGACCGGCTGGAAGGTGGGCTACGTGGCCGCCCCCGCGCCGCTGATGACGGAGTTCCGCAAGGTGCACCAGTTCAACGTCTTCACCGTCAATACGCCGGTGCAGCACGGCCTCGCCGACTACATGGCCGACTCCGCACCCTATGAGCAGCTCGCCGCCTTCTATCAGCGCAAGCGCGATCTCTTTCGCGAGGGGCTGGCCACGACCAGGCTCAAGCTGCTGCCCACCACCGGCAGCTATTTCCAGAGCGTGGACTACTCCGAGGTGAGCGATCTGAGCGAAGAAGACTTCTGCCGCTGGCTCACGACCGAGGTGGGCGTGGCGGCGATCCCGCTGTCGGCCTTCTACCCCGGGGGCTTCGAGCAGAAGCTGGCCCGCTTCTGCTTCGCCAAGAAAGACGAGACCTTGATGCTCGCGCTGGAGCGGCTCAAGAACCGTTTTTCTTCTTGA
- a CDS encoding branched-chain amino acid ABC transporter substrate-binding protein, with protein MKRSTFALSAVASIAVVMLAACGKKQEAAAPAASASAPASAAVAADSSVIKIGHVAPTSGAIAHLGKDNEYGARMAIDELNAKGVTIGGKKVKFELIAEDDAGDPKQGTAAAQKLVDSKVNGVVGHLNSGTSIPASKIYSDAGIPQISPSATNPKFTRQGFKTTFRVVADDVHLGGTLGKYSVTQLKGKSIAVIDDRTAYGQGVAEEFEKGVAAAGGKVAAHEFTTDKATDFTAILTKVKAVKPDVVFYGGMDAVAGPMIRQAKQLGIKAKFMGGDGICTGELPKLAGGAMADGQVVCAEAGGVEGEAKAGLDEFKTKFKAKFNTDVQIYAPYVYDAVNVMVAAMVKADSADPAKYLPELAKTADFKGVTGTISFDEKGDVKNGALTLYTYKGEKREQIAVVR; from the coding sequence ATGAAGAGATCGACCTTTGCGCTCTCCGCGGTGGCCTCCATTGCCGTGGTGATGTTGGCGGCTTGCGGCAAGAAGCAAGAAGCGGCGGCTCCTGCAGCGTCGGCGTCGGCGCCGGCCTCTGCCGCCGTCGCAGCCGATTCGTCGGTGATCAAGATCGGCCACGTCGCGCCCACCAGCGGCGCCATCGCCCACCTCGGCAAGGACAACGAGTACGGCGCGCGCATGGCCATCGACGAACTCAACGCCAAGGGCGTGACGATCGGCGGCAAGAAGGTCAAGTTCGAGCTGATCGCCGAAGACGATGCAGGCGATCCCAAGCAAGGCACCGCCGCCGCCCAGAAGCTGGTCGACTCCAAGGTCAACGGCGTGGTCGGCCACCTGAACTCGGGCACCTCGATCCCGGCCTCCAAGATCTACAGCGACGCCGGCATCCCGCAGATCTCGCCCTCCGCGACCAACCCCAAGTTCACCCGCCAGGGCTTCAAGACCACCTTCCGCGTCGTGGCTGACGACGTGCACCTCGGTGGCACGCTCGGCAAGTACTCGGTCACCCAGCTCAAGGGCAAGTCGATCGCCGTGATCGACGACCGCACCGCCTACGGGCAGGGTGTGGCAGAAGAGTTCGAGAAGGGCGTGGCAGCTGCCGGCGGCAAGGTCGCGGCGCACGAGTTCACCACCGACAAGGCCACCGACTTCACCGCCATCCTGACCAAGGTCAAGGCGGTCAAGCCCGACGTCGTGTTCTACGGCGGCATGGACGCCGTGGCCGGCCCGATGATCCGCCAGGCCAAGCAGCTGGGCATCAAGGCCAAGTTCATGGGCGGCGACGGAATCTGCACCGGTGAGCTGCCCAAGCTGGCCGGCGGCGCGATGGCCGATGGCCAGGTGGTGTGCGCCGAGGCCGGTGGTGTCGAAGGCGAAGCCAAGGCCGGTCTCGACGAGTTCAAGACCAAGTTCAAGGCCAAGTTCAACACCGACGTCCAGATCTACGCCCCGTACGTGTACGACGCGGTGAACGTGATGGTGGCCGCGATGGTCAAGGCCGATTCGGCCGACCCCGCCAAGTACCTGCCCGAGCTGGCCAAGACGGCCGACTTCAAGGGCGTGACCGGCACCATCTCGTTCGACGAGAAGGGCGACGTCAAGAATGGCGCGCTGACGCTCTACACCTACAAGGGTGAAAAGCGCGAGCAGATCGCCGTGGTGCGCTGA
- a CDS encoding CysB family HTH-type transcriptional regulator, with protein MNLHQFRFVQEAVRRDLNLTETAKALFTSQPGISKAILELEGELGVDIFARHGKRLRRVTEPGQHVLASIEIIMREVNNLKRIGEEFSKQDSGTLSIATTHSQARYFLPEPLAQLRKRFPKVNISLHQGSPAQVAQMLQSEVADIGIATESIGDVDELVSLPCYEWQHAVVMPATHPLAQAERVNLEDLAREPIVTYHPSFSGRTRVDQAFAARHLKPNIVLEAIDADVIKTYVRLGLGIGIVAEIAVRDDPPGGDLVSRKVGHLFGRSITRVAFKRGAYLRNFVFAFAEMLSERLNRALISKAMSSREGGTDTHDYQL; from the coding sequence ATGAACCTGCACCAGTTCCGCTTTGTCCAAGAAGCTGTCCGGCGTGATCTCAACCTGACCGAGACCGCCAAGGCCCTGTTCACCTCGCAGCCCGGCATCTCCAAGGCCATTCTCGAACTCGAGGGCGAGCTGGGCGTCGACATCTTCGCGCGCCACGGCAAGCGTCTGCGCCGCGTCACCGAGCCGGGCCAGCATGTGCTGGCCAGCATCGAGATCATCATGCGCGAGGTCAACAACCTGAAGCGCATCGGCGAAGAGTTCTCCAAGCAGGACAGCGGCACGCTCTCCATCGCCACCACCCACAGCCAGGCGCGCTACTTCCTGCCCGAGCCACTGGCGCAGCTGCGCAAGCGCTTTCCCAAGGTCAACATCAGCTTGCACCAAGGCTCGCCGGCGCAGGTGGCGCAGATGCTGCAGTCCGAAGTGGCCGACATCGGCATCGCCACCGAATCCATCGGCGATGTGGACGAGCTCGTCTCGCTGCCCTGCTACGAATGGCAGCATGCCGTCGTGATGCCGGCGACCCACCCGCTCGCCCAGGCCGAGCGCGTGAACCTCGAAGACCTGGCACGCGAGCCCATCGTCACCTACCACCCGTCGTTCAGCGGGCGTACGCGTGTCGACCAGGCGTTCGCAGCGCGCCACCTCAAGCCCAACATCGTGCTGGAGGCAATCGACGCCGACGTCATCAAGACCTACGTGCGCCTGGGGCTGGGCATCGGCATCGTGGCCGAGATCGCGGTCCGCGACGACCCTCCCGGTGGCGACCTCGTGTCGCGCAAGGTGGGCCACCTCTTCGGGCGCAGCATCACCCGTGTCGCCTTCAAGCGCGGCGCCTACCTGCGCAACTTCGTCTTCGCCTTCGCCGAGATGCTGTCGGAGCGGCTCAACCGCGCGCTCATCAGCAAAGCCATGTCGTCCCGCGAGGGCGGCACCGACACCCACGACTACCAGCTCTGA
- a CDS encoding NfeD family protein: MDLSTATFWWVLAGVAVAAELTTGTFYLLMIALGLAAGAVSAHLGLSLSLQIALAAMVGGGATALWHWRRMKQPTSAPARENRDVNLDIGERVQVDTWGPDRTARVNYRGTMWTARLVPDSPALAGPHLVKAVEGNWLVLAPASSS; this comes from the coding sequence ATGGACCTTTCAACGGCGACGTTCTGGTGGGTGTTGGCCGGTGTGGCCGTGGCCGCCGAGCTGACCACCGGCACCTTCTATCTGTTGATGATTGCCCTGGGTCTGGCCGCCGGCGCGGTGTCGGCGCACCTCGGCTTGTCGCTCAGCCTGCAGATCGCGCTGGCGGCCATGGTCGGCGGCGGCGCCACCGCGCTGTGGCACTGGCGGCGCATGAAGCAGCCCACCTCTGCCCCGGCGCGGGAGAACCGCGACGTCAACCTCGACATCGGCGAGCGCGTGCAGGTCGACACCTGGGGCCCCGACCGCACCGCCCGCGTCAACTACCGCGGCACGATGTGGACCGCCCGCCTCGTGCCCGACAGCCCTGCCCTCGCCGGCCCCCACCTGGTCAAAGCCGTCGAAGGCAACTGGCTGGTGCTCGCCCCAGCTTCATCCTCCTGA